The Elaeis guineensis isolate ETL-2024a chromosome 13, EG11, whole genome shotgun sequence genome includes a region encoding these proteins:
- the LOC105056097 gene encoding LOW QUALITY PROTEIN: protein RIK (The sequence of the model RefSeq protein was modified relative to this genomic sequence to represent the inferred CDS: inserted 1 base in 1 codon), with protein MTEDRSPKVSDESTSAATAARQRKKRKWDQPAESLISAGVAVPGVSLGMGGGGVGISLPGAVPLSGVPAAFATVSQLIQSSSLSQSAAAIVQKLNQPKIQDELIAREIVINDADPAIRYKLTKRQTQEEIQKCTGAVVITRGKYRPSNGLPDSEKPLYLHISAGSHLKDTVERIKAVDRAASMVEEILKQGSNSQPASTSFLSTLSNGQVTQPQSTCIYLGFDADPSLNIAARIRGANDQYINHIMNETGATVVLRGRGSENLDSSHAEAGQQPLHLYLSSTNPKSLEDARMLAENLLDTISAECGASRISSCKVYNAVPPPQQLMAGVQNSNVSDVNGNLVAGLPCTAAGFTAATQSFLPTGVSVSTGSSVCPPGASGGLLGYGSPPSMVSYAPPSVTGGTCYSGYEGIYPQATPLQQVALALRQAPASTASVVXILSFIDKHNTKDNSSSNADADKRPPQKRKFQELPVTSKEPAVLHQNSQQGSEFLKAGSEDSGLGSVTSVPPSKLVEPRSNGMPPPPPRNMPPPPPKFSLPQSAAKIENGDIDLKKSSAPPPPPRNIPPPPPKFSSHSPPKVESRSSVAKKSSLEPVSDILLKLAEYGDEDDDVDGPIELPKDNPTRNSTSKPFWAV; from the exons ATGACGGAAGATAGGAGTCCGAAGGTTTCCGATGAATCCACTTCGGCCGCAACCGCTGCGCGGCAACG GAAAAAACGAAAGTGGGACCAGCCTGCAGAGTCCTTGATATCTGCTGGAGTTGCCGTCCCAGGGGTCTCATTGGGCATGGGTGGTGGTGGTGTTGGAATTTCTCTCCCAGGAGCTGTTCCACTTTCTGGAGTTCCAGCAGCTTTCGCTACTGTCTCTCAGTTGATACAGTCATCTTCACTCTCACAGAGCGCTGCTGCAATAGTTCAGAAATTAAATCAG CCAAAAATTCAAGATGAATTAATAGCACGAGAAATTGTTATAAATGATGCAGACCCAGCCATCCGATACAAGCTTACAAAACGTCAAACACAAGAAGAG ATTCAGAAATGCACAGGTGCTGTTGTCATAACCAG AGGCAAGTACCGCCCTTCAAATGGATTGCCTGACAGTGAGAAGCCATTATATCTCCATATTTCTGCTGGGTCCCAT TTGAAAGACACTGTTGAGCGCATTAAAGCAGTTGATCGTGCAGCTTCCATGGTTGAGGAAATATTGAAGCAAGGATCGAATTCCCAGCCAGCTTCTACCTCTTTCCTCTCAACTCTGAGTAATGGGCAG GTTACTCAACCTCAGAGCACATGCATATATCTGGGCTTTGATGCAGACCCATCATTAAATATTGCAGCTCGTATCCGTGGAGCAAAT GACCAGTATATAAATCACATTATGAATGAAACAGGAGCAACTGTTGTACTGAGAGGACGGGGTTCCGAAAATCTTGATAGTTCTCATGCTGAAG CAGGGCAGCAACCCTTGCACTTATATCTGTCAAGTACTAATCCAAAGAGTCTTGAAGATGCAAGGATGCTAGCTGAAAACCTACTGGACACGATTTCTGCTGAATGTGGTGCTTCTAG GATTTCATCATGTAAGGTCTATAATGCAGTTCCTCCCCCGCAACAATTGATGGCTGGTGTTCAAAATTCAAATGTATCGGATGTAAACGGCAATCTAGTTGCTGGATTGCCGTGCACCGCTGCTGGCTTTACAGCAGCAACACAGTCTTTTCTACCTACTGGAGTTTCAGTTTCTACAGGCTCCAGTGTGTGTCCACCTGGGGCATCTGGGGGCCTGCTCGGTTATGGAAGCCCACCAAGCATGGTTAGCTACGCCCCTCCTTCAGTGACTGGGGGAACATGCTATAGCGGATATGAAGGGATATACCCACAAGCCACACCATTGCAGCAAGTTGCTTTGGCACTCAGGCAGGCACCAGCTTCGACTGCTTCTGTCG TCATCCTCAGCTTCATTGATAAGCACAACACCAAAGACAACTCAAGCTCAAATGCTGATGCAGATAAACGCCCTCCACAGAAGCGGAAATTTCAGGAGCTACCAGTCACTTCAAAGGAGCCAGCAGTGCTTCATCAG AACTCACAACAGGGATCAGAATTTCTTAAGGCAGGTTCAGAGGATTCAGGTTTAGGGAGTGTTACGTCCGTGCCACCATCAAAGCTGGTTGAGCCTAGGTCAAATGGCATGCCGCCACCACCTCCACGGAATATGCCTCCCCCACCACCAAAGTTCTCGTTGCCACAATCAGCTGCCAAAATCGAGAATGGGGACATTGATTTGAAGAAATCAAGTGCTCCACCACCTCCCCCAAGAAACATACCTCCCCCACCACCAAAGTTCTCATCACACTCACCTCCCAAAGTTGAAAGTAGAAGCTCGGTTGCAAAGAAATCAAGTTTGGAGCCTGTCTCTG ATATATTGCTGAAGCTTGCAGAGTATggagatgaggatgatgatgttGACGGTCCCATTGAATTGCCCAAGGACAATCCAACTCGAAATTCAACCTCCAAACCATTTTGGGCAGTGTGA
- the LOC105056096 gene encoding LOW QUALITY PROTEIN: probable inactive purple acid phosphatase 1 (The sequence of the model RefSeq protein was modified relative to this genomic sequence to represent the inferred CDS: inserted 2 bases in 1 codon) — MRFSRFFSLVIILSLLSSGMGRHGGEHPLSRIAIERSTFAIHDSAYIRVSPLVLGLEGQNSEWVTLEYSHPNSSNDDWIGVFSPANFSTSMCASDNVWVEPPLLCTSPVKYQYANYTSADYYKTGKGTLKLQLINQREDFSFALFSGGLSNPKLIAVSETVTFANPKAPVYPRLAQGKSWNEMAVTWTSGYGIKEAEPFVEWGLQGEAQIRSPAGTLTFSRNSMCGSPARTVGWRDPGFIHTSFLKDLWPNLMYTYKLGHKLLNGSYVWSGTYSFKASPYPGQDSLQRVVIFGDMGKAEFDGSNEYHDFQPGSLNTTYQLVKDLKNIDIVLHIGDLCYANGYLSQWDQFTAQIEPIASTVPYMVGSGNHERDWPGTGSFYGNMDSGGECGVLAETMFYVPAENRAKFWYSTDYGMFRFCIADTEHDWRPGTEQYKFIEHCLSSVDREKQPWLIFLAHRVLGYSSADFYGAEGSTEEPMGRESLQELWQKYKVDIAFYGHVHNYERTCPVYQNTCVRNGSHHYSGPFGATTHVVVGGGGASLADFTXVRAKWSYVRDHDYGFVKLTAFNHSMLLFEYKKSSNGRVYDHFTISRDYRDILACTIDSCQGTTLAS; from the exons ATGAGGTTTAGTAGGTTCTTTTCATTGGTGATTATTTTGAGCCTCTTGAGCTCTGGGATGGGAAGACATGGTGGGGAGCATCCCCTTTCGAGGATTGCTATTGAGAGATCGACATTTGCCATTCATGATTCGGCCTATATTAGAGTTTCTCCACTTGTTCTCGGGTTGGAG GGGCAAAATAGTGAATGGGTGACTTTAGAATACAGTCATCCAAATTCATCAAATGATGATTGGATTGGAGTTTTTTCTCCTGCAAATTTCAG CACCTCCATGTGTGCATCAGACAATGTATGGGTGGAACCACCATTGCTGTGCACTTCCCCTGTTAAG TATCAATATGCCAATTACACAAGTGCTGACTACTATAAAACAGGAAAAGGGACATTGAAGCTTCAGCTGATCAATCAGAGAGAGGATTTTTCCTTTGCATTATTTTCTGGTGGGCTCTCAAAT CCAAAGCTGATTGCTGTTTCGGAAACGGTAACTTTTGCCAATCCAAAGGCGCCTGTGTACCCACGGTTGGCTCAAGGAAAATCTTGGAATGAA ATGGCTGTAACATGGACAAGTGGATATGGTATCAAGGAGGCAGAACCTTTTGTTGAATGGGGTCTACAAGGGGAAGCTCAAATCCGCTCCCCAGCTGGAACATTGACTTTCAGTCGTAACAGCATGTGTG GTTCACCTGCACGGACGGTGGGTTGGCGTGATCCTGGTTTTATACATACAagttttttgaaggatttgtggccTAATTTAAT GTATACTTACAAGCTTGGGCATAAATTATTGAATGGTTCATATGTTTGGAGTGGGACATACAGTTTTAAAGCATCTCCATACCCTGGGCAAGACTCTTTACAACGAGTTGTCATATTTGGTGATATGGGAAAG gcAGAATTTGATGGTTCAAATGAGTATCATGACTTCCAGCCTGGATCTCTTAACACCACTTACCAGCTTGTCAAGGACTTGAAGAATATCGATATTGTTCTCCATATTGGAGACCTATGCTATGCAAATGGGTACCTATCACAGTGGGACCAATTCACTGCACAAATTGAACCTATTGCTTCAACTGTGCCTTACATGGTTGGAAG CGGCAACCATGAACGAGACTGGCCTGGAACAGGATCCTTCTATGGGAATATGGATTCTGGTGGAGAATGTGGTGTGTTAGCTGAAACTATGTTTTATGTTCCTGCAGAGAACAGGGCAAAGTTCTG GTACTCAACGGACTATGGTATGTTCCGCTTCTGTATAGCTGACACCGAGCATGATTGGAGACCAGGAACTGAGCAATATAAATTCATTGAGCACTGTCTATCATCAGTTGACAGGGAAAAACAGCCATGGCTCATATTCCTTGCACATAGAGTTCTTGGTTATTCATCTGCTGATTTTTATGGTGCTGAAGGATCGACGGAGGAACCAATGGGAAGAGAGAGCCTTCAAGAACTCTGGCAGAAGTATAAGGTCGATATTGCCTTCTACGGTCATGTCCACAACTATGAAAGAACATGCCCAGTCTACCAG AATACATGTGTGCGCAATGGGTCGCACCACTACAGCGGTCCTTTTGGAGCAACCACCCATGTAGTCGTTGGAGGTGGAGGTGCTAGCCTTGCTGACTTCAC CGTCCGAGCCAAATGGAGTTATGTTCGAGACCACGACTATGGATTTGTGAAGCTCACAGCTTTCAACCATTCCATGCTATTGTTCGAGTACAAAAAGAGCAGCAATGGGAGGGTCTATGATCACTTTACAATCTCACGTGACTACCGAGATATCTTGGCTTGTACTATTGATAGTTGTCAAGGGACCACCTTAGCTTCTTGA